A single genomic interval of Anthonomus grandis grandis chromosome 17, icAntGran1.3, whole genome shotgun sequence harbors:
- the LOC126746495 gene encoding uncharacterized protein LOC126746495, which yields MEYIASYFYKSKKIEQKDSPRVGVLELYLERVLRILTWESTEKTLKVFFLLNTLFWVNLMINLRFYGVISLLTLIIFIFDNVVRDRLYAEHTGQYASIIGDLREGFYNMFTIIGFLRRDSPLVFYSSTALFFMTLQMIGRSVPGEFIIYLVFLGIFFLPAGLSLLPEPVIAYIQTVTKELVTPRHLLAEDELMPFIQEKDPNTDPELESLLTDRSQDSFISNLASGLQTMPSYLEVAGVPDEIQEEDLIPYTNKPGVTHSPGDSSTDSESEQKGLFFDSDHFNGSSSEEDFTRGMPRTISEGLPQESAPSMFRSMLSTMGNNVVVNMFQSAIVGSSQSPSEPRRRIGSDSDSDFEIVNADEVADGGASIEKDK from the exons ATGGAATATATCGCgagttatttttataaaagcaaaaaGATCGAACAGAAGGACAGTCCGCGGGTCGGAGTCCTCGAACTTTACCTGGAAAGGGTTTTAAGGATTCTCACATGGGAATCCACCGAAAAAACTTTAAAGGTGTTCTTTTTGCTTAATACCCTTTTTTG gGTGAATCTCATGATAAACTTGAGATTTTATGGTGTGATTTCCCTTCTaacattaattatatttatctttGACAATGTAGTACGAGATCGCTTATATGCTGAGCATACTGGACAGTATGCCAGTATTATAGGAGATTTACGTGAAGGCTTTTACAATATGTTCACAATAATCGGGTTTCTACGCAGAGATAGTCCATTAGTA TTCTACTCTTCAACGGCTCTGTTCTTTATGACTTTACAAATGATTGGTAGAAGCGTCCCTGGGGAATTCATCATTTATCTGgtatttttaggaatatttttccTACCTGCAGGTTTATCTCTTCTTCCTGAGCCAGTAATTGCTTATATTCAAACTGTTACTAAGGAACTTGTGACACCAAGAC ACTTGCTTGCAGAGGATGAGTTAATGCCCTTCATTCAAGAAAAGGACCCCAACACCGATCCAGAATTGGAAAGTTTATTAACCGACAGATCTCAAG ATTCATTTATCAGCAACCTAGCCAGTGGACTGCAAACAATGCCCTCATACCTAGAAGTAGCCGGTGTACCGGATGAAATCCAAGAAGAAGACTTAATTCCTTACACCAACAAGCCCGGAGTCACACACTCACCGGGAGACTCATCTACTGATTCGGAATCAGAACAAAAAGGTCTCTTCTTCGATTCTGACCATTTTAACGGCAGCTCCTCAGAGGAAGATTTTACTAGGGGGATGCCCAGAACGATTTCCGAGGGACTTCCCCAAGAATCAGCCCCAAGCATGTTCAGGAGCATGCTTAGTACGATGGGGAATAATGTGGTGGTGAACATGTTCCAGTCGGCGATCGTTGGAAGTAGCCAGAGCCCTAGTGAGCCCAGACGAAGAATCGGTAGCGATAGCGATAGTGATTTTGAGATAGTGAATGCTGACGAGGTTGCTGATGGGGGGGCGAGTATTGAAAAGGATAAGTAG